One Carettochelys insculpta isolate YL-2023 chromosome 1, ASM3395843v1, whole genome shotgun sequence genomic window, tgcccccatcaaaaattaccgCCCACATCCGATCTACGCTGTCCTCCCTCCACTACAACACCTACAGCAGAGCAtctgaaggtgtggggagaagcaaagtgctccactgaaCCCCACAAGCCACCACTGAGCTCATCCTCCACAAATGCAACCAACACCATCCCAAGGATGTCACGATGCTGCGATCGGCACTTAGCcaaggcagcagctggcagacTTCGCACTCAGGCCAAACTAAAGTGGTGCTATTCAGAAGGGAAGAATTTTCAGAGAACTGGTTTAGACGCCGTCCTCTGTCTCTGCAGGACAATGAAAACCCTCGGGGTCTGGTGGACTCTTCGCTAACCCTAGAGGAGCAGTTAGTGACAGTACCAAGATGATCCTTCCATCTCCAGCTCGCTGAAAACTCCACCTTTCCCTCTCACAAGATTTAGCCACTGTGGAGACTCACAATTGCCTCCAGCCCGAGTTTAGTGCAACTTCCATGCTAATTGCCGTCCACTCCTCTGTGGGCCGAGGTGCTGAGCtgtgttccttctatttttcaCCTCCATGTGcagcatgaattttgttatgtgtaccaacaTGGAGGCAATGGGTGACAGTATCCCGACTGATGTACGTAACAAAAGTCATTCCGCACATGGAGGGcgtgtgctgggagtggggctggagggttCAGCCTGTGAGCAGGGTTGGGATGGTGGCAGTGCAGGCTCTGGCTTGGAGTGTGGGGTCCGGGGCAGGGCAAGgaatgaggggcttggggtgcagcctGCCCCAGGAAGAGAGGACTACCCCCAGCACTCTCTCACTGCAATTCACGAGATGCACCACTCCATGGCTGCAGCAGGTCCTGGCTAAACTGGATGGGGAGGGGTGCCTCTCCCTTGCCCGGGGCAAGTCCAGAACAGGTCCGGGTTGGGGCCAGCAGGAAGAGGTATTGTGCAGCAGATCCATGCTGGCAGAAGAGTCGTCTTCCCCCAACACAGCCCTGAACCCTTGCACAGGGCTTAATAGGCAGCTGTGTGGCCATGCATCTTAGGTGCTGTGAATACTCCACCTCTGTGCTCCCTCCCTTAGCCCCAGCCTATTTCTTTGCTGCTCCGGGGCCTTAGTCGTCATCTTCTTTAGCGAGCCAGAAGCTAGGCACTACCAGTCACAAGCACAGAAACAGGGGCCGTGCATCTCAGGAAGGCCACAAAGAAACACACGGAAGCCAAAAATTAAGTCACCTTAGggaagggagctgcaggtggagaaTGAACTCCTAGACAGTGGACCAATCTAACTCATCCCTCTTCAGAGCACCTGGCCAGACTCAGCAATGAACCATTTCTACGAAAATCagtgttttttattaaaaaaaccagCACACAGCACAAGCAAAGCTCCCTCTGCCGAgggaggaaaaagagaagatagCTAGGAACCTCACCTGGCTGAGATAATTTACCTACCAAGCACGTTGATACCACAGCAGTGAGCGCTGCAGGAATGCCACTCGATCAAGTGACAGCACCTGGGGAACCTCAGCAAAAGAGCCACTTGGAAAGTCTGGCCAGATGTGCCCTCCTGGGGGCACAAGTTTGATGTTACCCAACAGAAGATTTTGCTCAAAATTAAACAAACCAATCAACCAACCTTCACTTGCCTTTGGACTGAGAGTAAGCATAGAAGATGGCAGCAAAGTGACCAGAaagggggcagagctgccagtGAGCCTCAATTCAGTTTCCCTTCCTCCTGGCATAAGTGCCTGAGGAATGACTGCTTAGGATCCAGGGGAGAAGACAGATTTCACAGCCACAGAAATTGGCCCATCATAGGGTTCATCCTGGTCACTGGTACCTGGTTACAAATCCATCTTCCTTTGTTGCAAACATTGGCCCGAGAGGGAAAAGCACAAACTGTGACTTTGTGCTCAGGTTTGTGCTGAGTCATTCCACCTACTTAGAAGCACTTCTTACACTTATAACCCAACAGGGCTGTCACTGAAGTCTTGGTGTAGCTTTAATTCTAGTGTTCACGGCCAAGCACACCCTTTATAACCTAACGAGCAACCCAGAGTGCATGATGCTTGAGTCACAGAGTTGTGGTTGGTGCCCAGAATAAATGGTGGGCCTGAAAGCAGCAaatttccccacacctcctgcagGATGATATTTTCAAAGTGTAAAACCAGGACACTGGTCAAAGGGCTGGCTTCACACCTAGTTTGTGTGTCGTTTTAACATATCAGTGCAACTGAAGTGATACAACCCCCAGTTCAAACACAGTTATACAGTAAAAGATGCTCGCACTGACATAATGCAATGTCTGTAACGAAGCTGTGTCAGTACAAGAACTCTGCAGAGAAAGCCAAAGGGCATTAAGGAAAGGTAATAAAGAAATGAGAAAAACGCTCCCGCCCCAAATGCGGAACTGGGGCATTTTGCTGTAAAGGGCAGAATGGGAGAAAATATTTACCCTTACGACCCcttcagctctcccagccccaaatTCTCCAGACTTACCACTTATCCCACTGCCACCCGCTCTCTTCCCCACTCAGCTCAAAAACACCCCAGGCCTCCTCACCAACATTCGATGCTCATCTTTTCAGAAACACTCACGCTCTACCTCAGGGCAGGCAAAAATACGGTCCAcaagctggatccagcccatcaAACTACCAGATCCAACCTGCTGCCAatctgcagcccagcaggaccctcaagcagcctccctgccttccatgcctgggggcgggagggcgTTTTGcacgctgcccccccacctccagcacaatcttgcagaAACTGGCCAACAGAAGCTGCCTCGGCCATGCTTGAGCAAAGCACACACCTGCTTCCAGAGACGCACGGCACGCAGAGAGCACGATGCCCTTATAGCTAGTTGCCCACATAAGGGTCccgctgggcagctggccaggagccGCTGCGATACGCACcgtctggccagagcctgcacctagcACCCTAGCCCTGCCTTtccacccagccctctgctcccctgcccgcacccctgccccaggtcacaacccaaaccttctgcacccTCACTCCCGTACCCatccccttcccagaccctgcaccccagtgctctgccccagatcacaactcaAAcccttgtccccctgccccaggtcacaaccccctcccagaccctgcaccccctcctatgcccctcctctcctgcacccagttccctactctgagctcccttctgtacccaacctccGTCTCAGACCCCCCCACCTCTGCAATTTACatcacagaaaagtgcagcccttgcacttaccaaattcttgggaGTGGTCCGCATCAAAAATTACTACCCACCCCTGCTTTATATTCTCCCAGACTGGGACCATTTCCTCTTCCAACTTATCCTTCTCCACAGCTCAGACCCAGTCCTCTCTCACCACTGCCTCATAAGCATAAAAGATGCAACCATCCCAAATGCAGAAAATGCACTTCCACACATCTCTCCCCTCTTATCAGACACCTACCGCCAGCCTCACAAACACTCCAACCCCCGCTCAGAAATCCCTCAACATACTGCTAGGGTGGAACAGTAGCAGAGCCATCGGGGAGCATGTGACCTGAAATTACCCCACAGAACTCGATATCTTGCTCACTGCCTCCTTCTGCTGCCTAAGGCCTATGTCCTGCAGAGCCAGGAGTAGCCAGAGCCTACTGGCCCTGTGGCAGACAGATGTATTGCAGCTCCTAATGGCAGCAAATGGTATTACACCCTGCAGTACCTCTGCCaaactacacagcttttttgttttgctattggtAAGGGTCACACACTAATTAGTTTCTCCTTAACCCGCTGCTTCAGGAGCATTACTGTCAAATGACAACCTTCAGTCTCAACTTCTCCACATTGCAGCAATTTAAATTCATACCCTTAAATGACCGCTCAACTCTttctgcagctggaagcgtcTGGGTACTGGGCCTTCCCAGGGAAAAAGCACAAATCTCCTCAGCCCCATGtaatcccttcccccatcccattTAGTCAACAGCCATGGTTGAGCCCTACTCCCCACCTGTATGTCTTGCCATCCTTGTGCTGGTCCTCATCATCCTCATTCGGCAGCACAAAGGGATCGCTCATCTCTGGCAGCCCTGACTCCGGCAGTCGCTTCTTCTTCCGCCCCCGGGGAGGTTTGGgggcaactcccccacccccaccttcagaAAGCGTGCTTATCACCTTCTTTGAAAGGTCAGGCACTAcctggagggcagcctgggagccagGGGGTAATGCAGAGACAATCAttggggcagagatggggaaggTTTGGGCAGAGGAAGCTGTGGTCACCAGGGAACCCGAGGGGGAGGTGATCACCAGGCCAGGACCTGCaaggaaagaaagggaaagaggTCAAATACCATCCCCTCCAGATATCAGGAGGAGGGTCAAATAAAGTGGGGccttaaaatccatttttaaCCTGATCCAGAAAGAAGAATAttgccctccccatcccatccGGCTGTGCGACACTCGGGTTCCAACGCCCAGCACCACCTGGGGAGGAGAAACGCCAGAACTACACTGGGTACGACAAAGAGGGGCGTGGCCAGGACCCCACAGGCCATCTGCTATCTGAGGCCTGAGTCAACCTACCTCCTGAAAAGAGAACACCCAGTGGCCTACGCCCTGCATTCCCTCCAGATGCTGAGATCACTCCACAACCCCATGGTGCTCCCTACCTGCTGTCATGAGTCCAGCAGACTGCACTGGCACCACGGTGATGTTCTGGGTCACAGAAGCCTGGCTGTGTGGGGTCAGCTGCTCTGACTTGGTGTCCGAATCCATGGAGATGCCGGTGGGCAGGGCCACAGAGGTGGGTACCGTCAGCAGAGTGGGGTAGtgagggggagccaggctgcagccctttTCTGGGGGCAATAGCTGCTCCTTCATCTTGTTAATGAACATGGTATTCTCAATCTAGGTAGGTACAAAAGAGTTCTTTTAGAATACCCCAGAACTGGCCTATCCCAGCAGTAAGCACTGGAGGAAACGGGTCAGGAGCACTCTGGTCCCAGCAAGAAGCGGAAGCAAGCAGCACAGGGTGGAAGATAGAGGCCCTTACCTGTCCAGAGACTGTGGGCGCTGCTGGCCAGAAGTATGGGGAGGAGTTGAaatgagattcttccatcctagctgggcagagagggggaaaacaaaGACAGACACACACGCAAAAGGAAAACATTAACACAGACAGACTGTGATAAGCCTAATAAAGGGAGCTCCCTTTTATTACTAAGCAACATGGTCCCTCTCTTCAGCCCCTACCACCCAGCAGGGAAAACAGGCTGCTGTTCTCCCCTCATCCAGGGCTAGGTTCCTCTCAATTATCTCCTCTGTGATGCTTCAAACTTACAGTCCCCCAACCCAAAGATGTCTAACTTCTCTTGCCCAAAGCACCTCCCCAGTCACCCTATCTCTGGAAGGGGATAAGGGGGTACAGCCATGACCCTCATGAGTGGAAACAAATTCTCACATTCTGCCTATAATCCAGCCCCCAAAGAGTGCAAATTCCAGATTCTGCCTACGTTTTCCCCTTCATCCTAACGTAACATCAGGCAGTAACTATCCCTCACCCACAGGTAGCAGGACAATGGTAGCATAGTGTTATATGcagaggtgggggagagagaggaaaagagacTTGCCCAAGATAACACAGCGAGCCAATAAGTGACCAAGAAATAGACCAAtctgaggctaagtctacactgcagtctCTACACCATCCTGGCTACCTCAGCACAGCTATGCCAACCTAACCCGGGAGCACAGATGCAGCTGACATCAGAGAGGGCGTTTCCGGTTTCCATGGGTGCAGGAACACACCCTTCCCAAACAACGGAAGCCACACCAACAAAAACATTCTTCCACCGCCACAAGTGCATCCTCACTGAGGGTTAGGTCAGCATAGCCACATCTGTTGGGTTATGGATTTTTCACAGCCTTGACCAACGTAGCAATGCTGACCTAACGTTTATGTACGGACAAGCCAGAGATCAAACGGCAGCTCTCTCCACACTGATGGAGCTTACCCTCGATGAGCACAGCaattggaagagacctaaaaaaaccaCTCCCTGAGGTAATGTGTTCAGCTGGCAAAGCTTCCTACACTCATGAAATGACTGGTTAAAAACTAAGGGCATTCATATACAAATATATTGTTATGCTAGAGTGAAGGCTTCAATTATTTCCTCAAGCATAAGTTAAAAGTGATCATTCCATTCAATAAAAACGATGTTTGGACAACATAAGTTTGAAAAATGATGTGCTCATAGTTAGAAAGTACCCACAGTAAGGTTGGTCGTGCAACTTCAACTTGCTACACTTctacctatccctgcaacaaaccccactgccaactttgtttACATCTCCATACAAGTGACAGCATCACAGGAcagaaccacatcagccacaacTTCAGGGGCTCatatacctgcacatccaccaactttatatatgccatcaagtgccagcaatgtccctctgccacgtacattggacaactggacagtctctgcaccaaaggataaaaGGGCACAAATCAGGCATCAAGAAAGGGAATATATGTACACCcttaggggaacactttaacctccctggacaacCAGCAAAGGGTTTAAATGTAGCCATCCTTCTAATTCTCAACACTCAATTACAAAGGAAACAGCTGAATTtgaactcatttgcaaattcaaaactATATAATTAGGCCTCAATAAGGATCTTAATTGTCAACTCTCCATCAATCAACATTCATACCTCCCCATGAGCTCCGctgaatggccacaatcaccctGATTTAGAATGGAtagaaacttttttcttttgctgtaatTTTCTTATATCTATatctgcctttttctctctctccagttcAGCTGATGAAGatattttacccatgaaagcttatgccctaataaattcgttagtctctaaggtactacaggactccttgttgttttcataGAGACAAAGATCACTATTCCCCTGAGACATTCATACATCAGTTATGAAAGTCATTAATTACATGACTGTCTATTATCCTTCTGTAGATTCTGTCTCATTCAATAGACAGGCTGCTGAACAGTGTGCAATGGATAAtgtagaaataaaacattttgaaaaaaggaataaaataaaaatgaagatgaACACTGTACAGACTACAGCTCCTATACATCAGCTAAAAAGTCaaagaattttaaattaaattacttgttcatttttaaaaacaactacTTCCTTTCTACTTAGTGAACTGACCTTTGCCTCATTCACTACCTACTGTCCAGCTCGTACATTTAAAGGCCAAATTTTGTTCTTAGCTACTTCAGTATACATTCTCTGTAAGTTAATGGACTGATTCAATTACTCTAGATTTACACTGTTGTCATTCAGTCATCACTTGGTCCAGAAAATTAGGGTGATACAGAAGCCATCTCATCTTCATGCCCTGACTGACAGAGTCCTGTGTACTTTAGGGTCTAATTACCTGATAGAACATAATCACAATGCAAAAACAGGAGAGGTGCAAAATTAATGACTTTTTGAGAGAGCTTCCTATGGCATTTCTACCATTTCCTAAAGCATTTTAAGAAATCCACAGGATTTAAGAACCTCCACTATTTGCACATATAGCACCataaaaccaaaatgaaacaggGATTGTACAATATTGAGGTTTTTATGCACTACGCAAACAAAGTTGATGGTGGTGCCAGATTTCCACCATTTCATGTGAAAGGTTTTAGGTGTAGAacacaaagacaaaaaaaaagtacattcCTGATTTTGCCACACATATACAAAGACATCAGACAGCCTTCTTTTATTTAGAAAACTGGAAGATGGTTCAAGGCAATTCAGTTTTCAAACTCAAATCCAAACTAATGTTGATAGCAACAACCAATAACTCCCGCCCTAAAGCAAAACAATAGCTAcaactatttttaatttaaacaattaCATCCTTATAAAAGCAAAAGTATATTTTCTGCTAAAGTGGCTCTTAGAAATgtgtaacacccccccccccacttcaaaAATTAATAACTTTCATTTCTGGGCAGAGAGGAGGCCTGGAAAAATTCAGTTCAAAAGGTGAAAGATTGACAAAGTTATAAGGATTATAAAGAACTGTAGGCTCAGAGGAGATGGAGGTGGGGATGTCACAACAGTTTTCATGCAATGTGAGCAGCATGCCAACCCTTCCAAGTAGGGAAATTTTATGATAAAGTTCCTCCACCAGACTTCTGTCCTCCTACCTTCAGCTACCCACCCACTGTAATCTAATAACCCCTTTGGCTGTACATATCCCTATTCACCATCACACCCCTTTTAACACAGCTCACACTTACTTTACCAGAACTCTGCATGTAACCTTTCCAATTGCTCTACCACTATCACATACGGGATGGAGCTTCAACCCTGTACCACAGCATGTTCCCACTGAAGTGCCTTCATCATCTCAGCTTCCACAAACAGGCCACAGATGGGACCTTCTTCCCATTCACCAGTCTAGTATCAGAAAGATGTCAACGTACCCTCCTGATATAAACCAGAAACAATACCTTCCAAGTACAAGCCACAACTTTTGAAGCACTGAACAAACAATTGAACAAACAAGAGAACTTAATTACTGCTTGTCATGAGGAACAAGATATCATTATTATTACAGTCCTCACAGGGTCACACAATTCTCAGGCCAGGCTTACATTTCACACAGTTACTGCACTGAATCACTGGCACATATATGAAAAGCATAGCAAATACATAGAACAGAGAAGAGGTGTGTAAAAAGGGGTACTATTAAGACTAAATATAGAAGAAAAAAGGAAgtcaattttaaataaaattatcctTACTTTCGGAGTTTATTTAACTGTGATGTTTCATTTCCAactttataataaaaaaaaactctgAGAATAACACTTGGGAGTGGTACCCAAGTATCATTATGTCTGAACAAGGCCTGATTTCACAATGGGAAAGTTTTAGGCCCAACTGATGCTGGGAACAATTCATGCTAAAGAGCACACAGTGAACACCAGGCATTTAAGGAGATATGCACATGTTCCAAGAGCTCTAAGGAAGAAGAATTACAGAATTCTATAAAACAATTTGAAAAATCATATTTGGTGGCATGTTGCCAATAGATCAACTATagtggaagagagaaaaaaaaactaggTTCTCCTTCAACAACCATCCCTGCTAGTGCCCTGGAGATCAAAAATCTTTGCATTCCCTCAgacatccatcccacctcctctGTGACTTGGAGACATACAGGTACTGATCCCCTAGAGGTAAAGGGCCCTATAGCCTATTCCCCAATCCCTTAAACAAGTGAGTCCCTGGATTGGAAGCAACTCCCAGGAAAAAGGCAGGCCCCAgatcccatcccctgccctcctcagccTACAGAGTGCTGGGAAGTAAGACCACCCTACAGAACTGGGGCGAGGGGTGGGCAACAAATACCAAGTCATGCCCGCAGCTCCCCAGATTCTCCTGGAAGTTTCttaccccctctccctcctctcACTCTCCCTCCTCTTGCATCTCTCCTCCTTCCACGGCTGTCTCTGCGAACAAACCACCAGCGTTACTGGACGCGTTGGCGAAGCCAGGGCTCGAGGGACTCGCATGGTGGCGtcgccgggggtgggggtgagacagGCTCCCCGCAGCCAGCGCAGGGGCCCAGCCAAGGGACGAGGAggaccccccccgcacacacatgCCACTGTTGCCCGGAGGCAGCACCGCCCACGCGGAGAGTGTCCGCCACCGGGCGAGCCCCCGCGCACACGGCGCGCTCCGAGCCCGAGGGAGGGGTCGGAATCTCAGTCCCCCCACGGCGGAACCGAGAGGCTGACAACAATCTGCCCTGACACGGAATCAGGCCCCCCGCTTCCACTTCCGGGTCATTCTATCCCGGAAATACCCTGGCTCCAGGTCTCGCCCACCGTCGATTACCGGACACCACCCCCCCAGGTGCGACCCCGACCCCGGCTCCAGCGGCGGCAGCAACCTCCTCACCGGAAAGGGGAGCGGCAAGCCACTTCCGGTTCAGGAGGCGGGGCTTGTTTCGACTCTTCCGGGGCGCAAGAGGACGGAAATGACGTCATAAACGTAGATTGGTAGTGCAGGAGGAAATGAATGAACGGATTTACAAACCGGAAGGGCTGATGAGGGGTGCGGATAACGGAGGCAGCACGGAACCGGCAGCAGCGCCAACCGCTGAAGCGCTGGGCTCGCCGCGAACAAATAAGAACGAACGGAAGCCTTTGGGGAAGAAATGAACCTTTCAGCCGGAAGTAGGTAACGAGGTCAGCGAAGGCGGTGACTCCGAGCCGGAAGTAAGGGCGGAAGTAACGTGTTTTGACGGAGGGTGATGCGCCGCTGTCTGAAGCGGAAGTAACTGGAGCGCCTGGTCGGTTACGTCATGTCCGCTCAAGAGCGGCTTTCTCGGCTGAACGCGAGGCTGGGTCTATCTGCTGAATATTCATGAGGTCCATAAATAATTCAGTATCAGGTGATAGACTCCTGGAACCTACTGCCGCC contains:
- the ZNF384 gene encoding zinc finger protein 384 isoform X4 produces the protein MRVPRALASPTRPVTLVVCSQRQPWKEERCKRRESERRERGMEESHFNSSPYFWPAAPTVSGQIENTMFINKMKEQLLPPEKGCSLAPPHYPTLLTVPTSVALPTGISMDSDTKSEQLTPHSQASVTQNITVVPVQSAGLMTAGPGLVITSPSGSLVTTASSAQTFPISAPMIVSALPPGSQAALQVVPDLSKKVISTLSEGGGGGVAPKPPRGRKKKRLPESGLPEMSDPFVLPNEDDEDQHKDGKTYRCRMCSLTFYSKSEMQIHSKSHTETKPHKCPHCSKSFANSSYLAQHIRIHSGAKPYTCSYCQKAFRQLSHLQQHTRIHTGDRPYKCAHPGCEKAFTQLSNLQSHRRQHNKDKPFKCHNCHRAYTDAASLEVHLATHTVKHAKVYTCSICSRAYTSETYLMKHMRKHNIPDPQQQVAQAQVQASQQQHFQPQGGGAAGGPSGDTNPPNPPSHCSFDLTPYKTSEHHKNICLTVSTSTIQVEHLSSS